AGTTACGCTACACTCAAGATAGTCAAATACCTCAGACTCATATGTTAATCGAAATCGAAGGTTTAGGAGCAAATGATACACCAGGAACTTTAAAAGCGATCGGATGGGGTAATACAGCATCAGAAATCAAAGAAAAATATAATCAGGGTGACCAAGTTATTCTCACAGGTCGTTTAGCCATGAGAACCTTTGAAAATACCTCGGGAACAAAGGAAAAACGAGCAGAATTAAATATCTCTCATGTTTATCCTATTACTGCTTCTATTCCTGTAGCTACATTTACAGAATCTAAAGAATCTACAGAAACTAATGTTGTTGAATTAGAATCTTTTAAGCCTAAAGCAAACACTTTGACAGAAGATACAGAGATATCGCCTGTTGAAACAAATAAAAATTTAGATGATATCCCTTTTTAGATAGGGTCTGCTGAAAAACTAAATTC
The sequence above is a segment of the Gloeocapsa sp. DLM2.Bin57 genome. Coding sequences within it:
- a CDS encoding single-stranded DNA-binding protein — its product is MNTCILMAKIVSEPELRYTQDSQIPQTHMLIEIEGLGANDTPGTLKAIGWGNTASEIKEKYNQGDQVILTGRLAMRTFENTSGTKEKRAELNISHVYPITASIPVATFTESKESTETNVVELESFKPKANTLTEDTEISPVETNKNLDDIPF